One stretch of Campylobacter sp. CCS1377 DNA includes these proteins:
- the purB gene encoding adenylosuccinate lyase, producing MVERYSREIMAKKWDMQAKYDAWLKVELAAVKAWNKLGLINDSDCEKILKNAKFDIARIDEIEKTTKHDVIAFLTSVSENLGEESRFVHYAMTSSDCIDTAVALQIKESLELILEDIEKLLEAIKKRAMEHKNTLMVGRSHGIHGEPITFGLVMGIWYDEILHAKELLKHAKEVISYGKISGAMGNFAHAPLEFEEEVCKNLNLKPAPISNQVIQRDRYAQVISAIAILASSCEQIAVAIRHFQRTEVYEAEEYFSAGQKGSSAMPHKRNPVLSENITGLCRVLRSFVTPALENVALWHERDISHSSVERFILPDAFITADFMLARLTNLIENLLIYPENMMKNLNLTGGLVFSQRVLLELPFKGISREEAYKIVQRNAMKVWSDLQNGKAAINEKNESLFLLALLDDEDLRKSLSEEDIRKCFDYDYYTKNVDAIFARTFK from the coding sequence GCTTGGAATAAGCTAGGTCTTATTAACGATAGTGATTGTGAAAAAATTCTAAAAAATGCTAAATTTGATATAGCTAGAATTGATGAAATAGAAAAAACAACCAAACACGATGTTATTGCTTTTCTTACAAGCGTGAGTGAGAACTTGGGAGAAGAGAGTCGTTTTGTACATTATGCAATGACTAGTTCTGATTGTATCGATACTGCCGTAGCCTTACAGATAAAAGAAAGTTTAGAGCTTATTTTAGAAGATATAGAAAAGCTTTTAGAAGCGATAAAAAAACGCGCTATGGAGCATAAAAATACCTTAATGGTAGGAAGAAGTCATGGAATTCATGGTGAGCCTATAACTTTTGGACTTGTGATGGGTATTTGGTATGATGAAATACTACACGCAAAAGAGCTTTTAAAACATGCAAAAGAAGTGATAAGTTATGGAAAAATAAGTGGTGCTATGGGAAATTTTGCTCACGCACCTTTAGAATTTGAAGAAGAAGTATGTAAAAATTTAAATCTTAAACCTGCACCGATTTCAAATCAAGTTATTCAAAGAGATCGTTACGCGCAAGTCATTTCAGCCATTGCGATTTTAGCTTCATCTTGTGAGCAAATTGCAGTTGCAATAAGACATTTTCAAAGAACTGAAGTTTATGAGGCTGAGGAGTATTTTAGTGCAGGTCAAAAGGGAAGTTCTGCTATGCCACATAAAAGAAATCCGGTTTTAAGTGAAAATATCACGGGACTTTGTAGGGTATTAAGATCTTTCGTAACTCCAGCTTTAGAAAATGTAGCTTTATGGCATGAAAGAGATATAAGCCATTCTAGTGTTGAGAGATTTATACTGCCTGATGCTTTTATAACAGCTGATTTTATGCTTGCAAGACTTACTAATTTAATTGAAAATCTTTTAATCTATCCTGAAAATATGATGAAAAATTTAAATCTCACCGGTGGACTTGTGTTTTCACAACGCGTTTTGTTAGAGCTTCCATTTAAAGGAATTAGTCGTGAAGAAGCTTATAAAATCGTGCAAAGAAATGCGATGAAAGTATGGAGTGATCTGCAAAATGGAAAAGCGGCGATAAATGAGAAAAATGAGAGTTTATTTTTGCTTGCGTTATTAGATGATGAAGATTTAAGAAAAAGTTTAAGCGAAGAAGATATTAGAAAGTGCTTTGATTATGATTATTACACAAAAAATGTTGATGCAATTTTTGCAAGAACTTTTAAATAA
- a CDS encoding ribonucleoside-diphosphate reductase subunit alpha produces the protein MKVLKRNGRTEELDVSKIKKCTSEAVVGLSGVNLSELELDAKIQFRDGITTEEIQKTLIKTAVDKIDIDCPNWTFVAARLFLYDLYKKVNGMNRYNHLREYFEKGEKEGRILLGLKEKYDLDDLNDYIKPERDLQFNYLGIKTLYDRYLIKDSKGIPIELPQHMFMAIAMFLAQNELDCQTWAKKFYDLISKFELMLATPTLSNARTTRHQLSSCYIGSTPDNIEGIFDSYKEMALLSKFGGGIGWDWSKVRAMGGSIDGHKNAAGGIIPFLKITNDIAVAVDQLGTRKGAIAVYIEPWHMDINDFLDLRKNSGEERRRTHELFPALWINDLFMKRVRANDKWTLFDPADTADLCDLYGEAFEKRYEEYEKDENIVKEIVDAKELWKKVLLNYFESGMPFLCFKDNANKANPNSHAGLIRSSNLCTEIFQNTEPNYYQIKVVFEDKTELHLNEMEEIIIDGGYKKLAKKISTLDSINGKKVYIVEKYKNDGKTAVCNLASINLSKINTKEDIQRVVPIAIRMLDNVIDLNFYPHVKVKDTNLKSRSIGLGIMGEAQMLAEAKIHWGSDEHLHKIDEIMEFISFEAIQASSNLALEKGSYPDFEGSNWSKGIVPIDLANENAKKLTLREGLFDQSECDWARLREKIQKDGMRNGYLMAIAPTSSISILVGTTQTIEPVYKRKWFEQNLSGMIPVVVPNLSLDTWQYYTPAYELDQKILVKAAAVRGKWIDQGQSMNIFISLDKATGGYLNEIYQLAWELGLKSTYYLRSESPDSEKVNVADRSIECEGCQ, from the coding sequence ATGAAGGTATTAAAAAGAAATGGTCGCACTGAAGAATTAGATGTTTCTAAAATCAAAAAATGCACTAGCGAAGCTGTTGTGGGGTTAAGTGGGGTAAATTTAAGTGAGCTTGAACTTGATGCAAAAATTCAATTTAGAGACGGAATTACAACAGAAGAAATACAAAAAACTTTAATTAAAACTGCTGTGGATAAGATAGATATTGATTGTCCTAATTGGACTTTTGTTGCCGCAAGATTATTTCTTTATGATTTGTATAAAAAAGTCAATGGTATGAATCGTTATAATCATTTAAGAGAGTATTTTGAAAAAGGCGAAAAAGAAGGTCGAATTTTACTCGGTCTTAAAGAAAAATACGACTTAGATGATTTAAATGACTATATAAAGCCTGAAAGAGACTTGCAATTTAATTATCTAGGCATAAAAACCTTATATGATAGATACTTAATCAAAGATAGTAAAGGCATACCAATAGAGCTTCCGCAGCATATGTTTATGGCTATTGCAATGTTTTTGGCACAAAACGAACTTGATTGTCAAACTTGGGCGAAAAAATTCTATGATCTTATTTCAAAATTTGAACTTATGCTTGCAACTCCTACCCTATCAAATGCAAGAACAACGCGTCATCAACTTAGTTCTTGTTATATAGGAAGCACTCCTGATAATATCGAAGGTATTTTTGACTCTTACAAAGAAATGGCATTGCTTTCTAAATTTGGTGGTGGTATAGGCTGGGATTGGTCTAAAGTACGCGCTATGGGTGGAAGCATAGATGGGCACAAAAATGCCGCAGGTGGGATAATACCATTTCTAAAAATCACAAATGATATTGCAGTAGCAGTAGATCAGTTAGGTACCAGAAAAGGGGCAATTGCGGTTTATATAGAGCCATGGCATATGGATATTAATGATTTTCTTGATTTACGCAAAAATTCAGGTGAAGAAAGAAGAAGGACGCATGAGCTTTTTCCAGCTTTATGGATCAATGATTTATTTATGAAAAGAGTTAGGGCAAATGATAAATGGACTCTTTTTGATCCTGCTGATACAGCTGATTTGTGTGATTTATATGGGGAAGCTTTTGAAAAACGATATGAAGAATACGAAAAAGATGAAAATATAGTTAAAGAAATCGTTGATGCAAAAGAACTTTGGAAGAAAGTTTTATTAAATTATTTTGAATCAGGTATGCCATTTTTATGTTTTAAAGATAATGCAAACAAAGCCAACCCAAATTCTCATGCAGGACTCATTAGAAGCTCAAATTTATGTACAGAAATCTTTCAAAATACAGAACCGAATTATTATCAAATTAAAGTTGTATTTGAAGATAAAACTGAGTTGCATTTAAATGAAATGGAAGAAATTATCATTGATGGAGGGTATAAAAAACTTGCCAAAAAGATTTCTACCTTAGATAGTATTAACGGTAAAAAAGTTTATATAGTTGAAAAATATAAAAATGATGGCAAAACCGCAGTTTGTAACCTTGCTAGCATTAATTTAAGCAAAATCAACACCAAAGAAGATATCCAAAGAGTTGTACCAATTGCCATTCGTATGCTTGATAATGTCATTGATTTAAATTTTTATCCCCATGTCAAAGTTAAAGATACGAATTTAAAATCAAGAAGTATAGGACTTGGCATTATGGGCGAAGCACAAATGCTTGCAGAAGCCAAAATTCACTGGGGAAGCGATGAGCATTTACATAAAATCGATGAAATTATGGAATTTATCAGCTTTGAAGCCATACAAGCTAGTTCAAATTTAGCTTTAGAAAAAGGCTCTTATCCTGATTTTGAAGGTTCAAATTGGAGTAAGGGCATAGTACCTATAGACTTAGCAAATGAAAATGCCAAAAAGCTCACTCTTAGAGAAGGACTTTTTGATCAAAGTGAGTGTGATTGGGCAAGACTTAGAGAAAAAATTCAAAAAGATGGTATGAGAAATGGCTATTTAATGGCTATTGCACCAACTTCTTCTATTTCTATTTTAGTAGGGACAACCCAAACGATTGAACCTGTTTATAAACGCAAATGGTTTGAGCAAAATTTAAGCGGTATGATACCTGTTGTAGTGCCAAACTTAAGCCTTGATACTTGGCAGTATTACACCCCAGCTTATGAGCTTGATCAAAAAATCTTAGTTAAAGCCGCAGCAGTGCGTGGGAAATGGATTGATCAAGGACAATCGATGAATATTTTCATCTCGCTTGACAAGGCCACAGGTGGATACTTAAATGAAATTTATCAACTTGCTTGGGAGCTTGGATTAAAATCAACTTATTACCTAAGAAGTGAAAGTCCTGATAGTGAAAAAGTAAATGTAGCTGATCGCAGTATAGAGTGCGAAGGTTGTCAATAA